The Anabaena sp. WA102 genome contains a region encoding:
- a CDS encoding CmpA/NrtA family ABC transporter substrate-binding protein encodes MSNISRRKFIITSSVATVTSILAHGCSSSNSDSVKTDSASSNSKLANNSKVSNAPKVETTTAKLGFIALTDSAPLIIAKEKGFFTKYGMTDVEVSKQKSWPVTRDNLKIGSSGGGIDGAHILTPMPYLLTMNDKVPMYLLARLNINGQAISVAEKFKDLKVGLQSKLLKESVNKAKADKKSIKVAMTFPGGTHDLWMRYWLAAGGINPDQDVILQAVPPPQMVANMKVGTVDAFCVGEPWNAQLVSQKLGYTALSTGELWNNHPEKAFAMRQDWVDKNPNATQALLMAIMEAQQWCDQAENKEEMCKICADRKYFNVAVADILERAKGNIDYGDGRKEQNFAYRMKYWEDNASYPYKSHDTWFLTEEIRWGYLPKDTKVKEIVDQVNREDIWKQAAKALGVAAAEIPASSSRGVETFFDGVKFDPEKPEEYLKSLQIKKV; translated from the coding sequence ATGAGCAATATTTCTCGCAGAAAATTTATTATTACCTCAAGTGTAGCAACCGTAACTTCTATCTTGGCGCACGGCTGTTCATCTAGTAACTCTGATTCAGTAAAAACAGATAGTGCTTCTTCCAATAGCAAACTAGCTAATAATTCCAAAGTTAGTAATGCCCCAAAAGTTGAAACAACCACAGCCAAATTAGGATTTATTGCTTTAACAGATTCCGCACCTTTAATTATTGCTAAAGAAAAAGGTTTCTTTACTAAATATGGTATGACTGATGTAGAAGTCAGCAAACAAAAATCCTGGCCAGTCACCCGCGATAACTTAAAAATTGGCTCATCTGGTGGTGGTATTGATGGCGCACATATTCTTACCCCTATGCCCTATCTGTTGACCATGAATGATAAAGTGCCAATGTATCTTTTGGCGCGGTTAAATATCAATGGTCAAGCGATTTCAGTTGCTGAAAAATTCAAAGATTTGAAAGTTGGTTTACAAAGTAAATTACTAAAAGAGTCTGTAAATAAAGCCAAAGCCGATAAAAAATCTATAAAAGTTGCTATGACTTTTCCCGGTGGTACTCATGATTTATGGATGCGCTATTGGTTAGCAGCAGGGGGTATTAATCCTGATCAAGATGTAATTTTGCAAGCAGTACCACCACCACAAATGGTAGCAAATATGAAAGTTGGAACTGTTGATGCTTTTTGTGTAGGAGAACCTTGGAATGCTCAATTGGTAAGTCAAAAATTAGGTTATACAGCTTTATCTACAGGTGAACTATGGAATAACCATCCAGAAAAAGCCTTTGCTATGCGTCAAGATTGGGTTGATAAAAATCCCAATGCTACACAAGCATTATTAATGGCAATTATGGAAGCACAACAATGGTGTGATCAGGCAGAAAACAAAGAAGAAATGTGTAAAATCTGCGCTGATAGGAAATACTTTAATGTCGCCGTAGCTGATATTTTAGAACGGGCTAAAGGTAATATTGATTATGGTGATGGACGCAAAGAGCAAAACTTTGCATATCGCATGAAATATTGGGAAGATAATGCTTCTTATCCCTATAAAAGTCATGATACTTGGTTCTTAACTGAAGAAATTCGTTGGGGTTATTTACCTAAAGATACAAAAGTGAAGGAAATTGTTGATCAGGTCAATAGAGAAGATATATGGAAACAAGCTGCTAAGGCTTTGGGTGTGGCTGCTGCGGAAATTCCAGCAAGTTCTTCTCGCGGTGTGGAAACATTTTTTGATGGGGTTAAATTTGACCCTGAAAAACCAGAGGAATATTTAAAGAGTTTGCAAATTAAGAAGGTGTAA
- a CDS encoding helix-turn-helix domain-containing protein encodes MDESKQKILNALGYLVRQRRTELGISQEELGLRANLDRTYISGVERGVRNPSLTALVSLADGLGISVSVLLKNLEIEADRIQ; translated from the coding sequence ATGGACGAATCAAAACAAAAAATTCTGAATGCTTTAGGTTATCTAGTCAGACAACGCAGAACGGAGTTAGGAATTTCACAAGAGGAGTTAGGACTACGTGCTAACTTAGACCGCACATACATTTCTGGTGTAGAACGTGGAGTTAGAAATCCTTCCCTCACTGCTCTTGTAAGTCTTGCAGATGGCTTAGGTATTAGTGTTTCCGTTCTGCTCAAAAATCTGGAAATTGAAGCCGATAGAATACAGTGA
- a CDS encoding transposase — protein sequence MRLKNFPEVVKTILKPLPKKDYPVLDTFSFVSVWLQYVMDKSIVSMRDLFQRLNNQGIDLKISNFSKASKKRDTQVFLEIITELNNQLRKKKGKEETQALFPIDSTIITLTSKLLWSQGYHQVKLFCGLDSLTSEVGGMVIHFGQGHDHKYGQETVEAIPSKGVGIMDRGFASSERISELKQQKNKAFVLRIKNNVTLEMLENGNCKVGKDEREVEIRVVAFCDIETKSEFRLATNLLNEGEEQVSNQEIMEIYIQRWQIELLWKFLKMHLKLDRLMTKNENGIRIQIMCCLIAYLILQLIEIPQEFGKTLLDKLRYLQSYMCQEISYVHWFRKLIWIR from the coding sequence ATGCGCTTAAAGAATTTCCCAGAAGTGGTCAAAACAATATTGAAACCATTGCCCAAAAAAGATTATCCAGTTCTGGACACATTTTCATTTGTATCAGTGTGGTTACAGTATGTCATGGATAAAAGTATAGTGAGTATGAGAGATTTATTTCAAAGACTAAATAATCAAGGGATAGATTTAAAAATATCAAATTTTTCCAAGGCAAGTAAAAAGAGAGATACTCAAGTATTTTTGGAGATAATAACTGAATTAAACAATCAACTGAGAAAGAAAAAAGGAAAGGAAGAAACCCAAGCATTATTTCCTATAGATTCAACAATTATTACATTAACAAGTAAATTATTATGGAGTCAAGGATATCATCAAGTAAAACTATTTTGTGGGTTAGATAGTTTGACATCAGAAGTTGGTGGAATGGTGATTCATTTTGGGCAAGGACATGACCATAAATATGGACAAGAAACAGTAGAAGCAATTCCGTCAAAAGGAGTAGGGATAATGGATAGAGGATTTGCATCCTCCGAAAGAATATCTGAATTAAAACAACAAAAAAATAAAGCTTTTGTCTTAAGAATTAAAAATAATGTCACTTTAGAAATGCTAGAAAATGGTAATTGTAAAGTTGGCAAAGATGAAAGAGAAGTGGAAATTAGAGTAGTAGCATTTTGTGATATAGAAACTAAGAGTGAATTTCGTTTAGCAACAAACTTATTAAATGAAGGAGAAGAGCAAGTTAGTAATCAAGAGATTATGGAAATTTACATACAAAGATGGCAAATTGAATTGTTATGGAAATTCTTAAAAATGCACCTCAAGTTAGACAGACTTATGACAAAGAATGAGAATGGAATTAGAATTCAGATAATGTGCTGTTTAATCGCTTATTTGATATTGCAACTAATAGAAATACCGCAAGAATTTGGCAAAACTTTATTAGATAAACTCCGTTATCTTCAGTCCTATATGTGTCAGGAAATAAGTTATGTTCATTGGTTTAGAAAACTTATTTGGATAAGATGA
- the ntrB gene encoding nitrate ABC transporter permease → MAAIVGSRRVSSKQQKVINKFLINKVIPPLFGLFVFLVLWELLCLIPSFQLPGPIETIRETWDPFVIHPFFDNGDSDKGLGWQILTSLGRVALGFSLAAVVGVVLGILIGSNTFLYNAVDPIFQVLRTIPPLAWLPISLAAFQQANPSAIFVIFITSIWPIVINTTVGVQNIPQDYVNVARVLRLQKSSYFLKIVFPATVPYIFTGLRIGIGLSWLAIVAAEMLVGGVGIGSFIWDAYNTTTETNMSEIIIALVYVGLVGLVLDRMVAFVANKVVTTEQK, encoded by the coding sequence ATGGCTGCTATTGTTGGAAGTCGTAGAGTTAGTAGTAAACAGCAGAAGGTAATTAATAAGTTTTTGATTAACAAGGTTATACCGCCGCTGTTTGGATTATTTGTTTTTCTGGTGTTATGGGAATTACTTTGTTTAATTCCTAGTTTTCAATTACCTGGACCGATAGAAACAATTCGGGAAACTTGGGACCCTTTTGTTATCCATCCTTTTTTCGATAATGGTGACAGTGATAAGGGTTTAGGCTGGCAAATATTGACAAGTTTAGGACGGGTTGCTTTAGGTTTTTCTCTAGCAGCAGTTGTCGGGGTTGTTTTAGGAATATTAATTGGTTCTAATACTTTTCTTTATAATGCTGTAGATCCGATTTTTCAGGTATTAAGAACTATCCCTCCCTTAGCTTGGTTACCAATTTCTTTAGCGGCTTTCCAACAAGCTAATCCTTCGGCAATTTTCGTGATTTTTATTACTTCGATTTGGCCGATTGTGATTAATACAACTGTGGGCGTGCAGAATATTCCTCAAGATTATGTAAATGTCGCTCGTGTTTTGCGTTTGCAGAAGAGCAGTTATTTCTTGAAGATTGTGTTTCCGGCAACTGTTCCTTATATTTTTACCGGGTTAAGAATTGGCATAGGTTTATCTTGGTTGGCAATTGTCGCGGCGGAAATGTTAGTTGGTGGTGTGGGTATTGGTTCGTTTATTTGGGATGCCTATAACACAACTACCGAAACTAATATGAGCGAGATTATTATCGCCTTGGTATATGTCGGTTTAGTGGGATTAGTTTTAGATAGAATGGTGGCTTTTGTTGCTAATAAAGTTGTCACAACAGAACAAAAATAA
- a CDS encoding ferredoxin--nitrite reductase codes for MIETATTTDKLNKFEKFKAEKDGLAVKNEIENFAQIGWEAMDENDLNHRLKWLGVFFRPVTPGKFMMRMRLPNGILNSNQMSAFAEVVQRYGENGSADITTRQNIQLRGINLADIPDIFNKFHKVGLTTIQSGMDNVRNITGDPVAGLDADEFYDTRELVQQIQDMLTNNGEGNPEFSNLPRKFNIAITGGRDNSVHAEINDLAFIPAFWGNEDQVPIFGFNVIVGGLFSAKRCEAAIPLNVWVLPAQVVLLSKVIVEIFRDHGLRANRLKARLMWLLDEWGIEKFRAEVEKRFGQSLLPAVDKDQIDWEKRDHVGIYKQKQSGFNYAGLNIPVGRLSADDMVEIARLSEVYGSGEIRFTVEQNIIIPNIPDSSLTAFFTESVLEKFSVNPGLLMRSLVSCTGAQFCNFALIETKNRALAMIKSLESELTLSRPVRIHWTGCPNSCGQPQVADIGLMGTKVRKNGQMLEGVDIYMGGTVGKDAHLGTCVKKSIPCEDLQPILRDLLIHKFGAKLK; via the coding sequence ATGATAGAAACAGCAACTACCACAGACAAACTCAATAAATTCGAGAAATTCAAAGCCGAAAAAGACGGACTCGCAGTTAAAAACGAAATAGAGAATTTTGCCCAAATCGGTTGGGAAGCAATGGACGAAAACGACCTTAACCATCGCCTAAAATGGTTAGGTGTATTTTTCCGTCCTGTCACTCCCGGTAAATTCATGATGCGAATGCGTCTACCTAACGGCATTCTCAACAGCAATCAAATGTCTGCTTTCGCAGAAGTGGTACAGCGTTACGGTGAAAATGGCAGCGCCGATATTACCACCAGACAGAATATACAACTACGCGGGATCAATTTGGCAGATATTCCCGATATCTTTAATAAATTTCACAAAGTCGGATTGACTACTATCCAATCGGGGATGGATAACGTCCGTAATATTACAGGTGATCCTGTCGCGGGTTTAGATGCGGATGAGTTTTATGATACCAGAGAATTAGTCCAGCAAATCCAAGATATGCTGACTAATAATGGTGAAGGTAATCCAGAATTTAGCAATCTTCCCCGGAAATTTAATATTGCAATTACTGGAGGAAGAGATAATTCAGTTCACGCAGAAATTAATGATTTAGCCTTTATTCCCGCTTTTTGGGGAAATGAAGATCAAGTCCCAATCTTTGGTTTTAACGTCATTGTCGGCGGTTTATTTTCCGCAAAGCGTTGTGAAGCAGCCATTCCTCTGAATGTTTGGGTATTGCCCGCCCAAGTTGTATTATTATCCAAAGTCATTGTCGAGATATTCCGAGATCATGGCTTACGCGCAAATAGACTAAAAGCCCGGCTAATGTGGCTACTTGATGAATGGGGGATAGAAAAATTCCGCGCCGAAGTAGAAAAACGTTTTGGTCAATCATTATTACCCGCAGTAGATAAAGATCAAATTGACTGGGAAAAACGGGATCATGTGGGCATATATAAACAAAAACAATCTGGATTTAACTACGCAGGTTTAAATATTCCCGTGGGAAGATTGTCTGCTGATGATATGGTTGAAATTGCCCGATTGTCCGAAGTTTATGGAAGTGGAGAAATCCGGTTTACCGTTGAACAAAATATCATTATCCCGAATATTCCTGATTCCAGTTTAACAGCATTTTTCACAGAATCAGTATTAGAGAAATTTTCAGTTAATCCTGGCTTATTAATGCGATCGCTAGTATCATGTACAGGCGCACAATTTTGCAACTTTGCCTTGATAGAAACCAAAAATCGTGCCTTAGCAATGATAAAATCATTGGAATCTGAACTAACTTTATCACGTCCTGTGCGAATTCATTGGACAGGATGCCCTAACTCCTGTGGACAGCCCCAAGTAGCAGATATTGGCTTAATGGGAACTAAAGTGCGTAAAAATGGACAAATGTTAGAAGGTGTGGATATTTATATGGGTGGAACAGTCGGGAAAGATGCACATTTAGGAACTTGTGTTAAAAAAAGTATTCCCTGCGAAGACTTACAACCCATATTAAGAGATTTACTTATTCATAAATTTGGTGCAAAACTTAAGTAA
- a CDS encoding ABC transporter ATP-binding/substrate-binding protein (This model describes the ATP binding subunits of ATP-binding cassette (ABC) transporters for nitrate transport, or for bicarbonate transport, in bacteria and archaea.) — translation MNTFLEIDHVDRIFDLPNGGKYIALKNIELKISEGEFVSLIGHSGCGKSTLLNIIAGLDQASIGGVTLAGREVREPGPDRMVVFQNYSLLPWLTVRENIALAVDEVHQNLPKGERRGIIEEHIDMVGLRRATNKRPSELSGGMKQRVAIARALATRPKLLLLDEPFGALDALTRGNLQEQLMTICNQHRITCVMVTHDVDEALLLSDRIVMLTNGPEAHIGQIIEVPIPRPRHRLEVVNNPFYYNLRNEIIYFLNQQKKAKKRQKQPTAPAIISNNNLEKVHLEIGYIPLTQAAPLIIAKEKGFFAKYGLEVNLNSETSWKDIGKGVVTGRLDAAQMVAGMPLALTLGAGGKNPVSMVTAMTLSRNGSAITFSQELFNSGVKNLTDFQAIIKADLDKTHTLGIVHPASMQNLLLRYWLAASGIKPDVDVSLMVIPPQEMVTALQEAKIDGYCVGEPWNSHAVDQNLGFIIAITSELWHGHPDKVLGVRENWALENPQTHLALVKALLAACEYCDDIRNREEVLKLISQPDYLGSNSLHLPPGLIDNYKHGNHNQPQTSHQFYFNKANYPDRHEMLWILTQLARWGVVAFPKNWVEVIDRVCRPDIFGAAARERGILDIGREETIQLFDGKVFNPSEPIEYLKSLEIKRQLRVEEVFI, via the coding sequence ATGAATACTTTTTTAGAGATTGACCATGTAGACCGAATATTTGACCTCCCCAATGGTGGTAAATATATTGCTTTAAAAAATATTGAATTAAAAATTTCTGAAGGTGAATTTGTTTCTTTAATTGGACATTCTGGTTGTGGTAAATCCACCTTACTAAATATTATTGCTGGCTTAGATCAAGCTAGTATTGGTGGTGTAACTTTGGCAGGTCGGGAAGTGAGAGAACCAGGTCCTGATAGAATGGTGGTTTTTCAAAATTACTCCTTACTTCCTTGGCTAACTGTAAGGGAAAACATCGCCTTGGCTGTAGATGAAGTCCATCAAAATCTACCTAAAGGAGAACGTCGGGGAATAATAGAAGAACATATTGATATGGTGGGTTTACGACGGGCAACTAATAAGCGTCCTAGTGAATTATCCGGGGGAATGAAACAGCGAGTTGCGATCGCTCGTGCTTTAGCTACCCGTCCCAAGTTATTATTGTTAGATGAACCTTTTGGTGCTTTGGATGCATTGACAAGGGGCAATTTACAAGAGCAATTAATGACAATATGTAATCAACACAGAATTACCTGTGTGATGGTGACCCATGATGTTGATGAGGCATTATTATTGAGCGATCGCATTGTGATGTTGACCAATGGACCAGAGGCACACATTGGCCAAATTATCGAAGTACCTATTCCCCGTCCCCGTCACCGTTTAGAAGTAGTTAACAATCCTTTTTACTATAACTTACGGAACGAAATAATTTACTTTCTCAATCAACAAAAAAAAGCAAAAAAACGCCAGAAACAACCTACTGCACCTGCTATTATTTCTAACAACAACTTAGAAAAAGTTCATTTGGAAATTGGCTATATTCCCCTGACTCAAGCTGCACCCTTAATAATTGCAAAAGAAAAAGGTTTCTTTGCCAAATATGGTTTAGAAGTCAACCTAAACAGCGAAACTAGCTGGAAAGACATAGGGAAAGGTGTAGTAACTGGTAGACTTGATGCCGCCCAAATGGTTGCAGGTATGCCCCTAGCCCTGACATTAGGTGCAGGAGGTAAAAATCCGGTGTCAATGGTAACAGCTATGACCCTTTCTCGCAACGGTAGCGCCATTACTTTCAGCCAAGAATTATTCAACAGTGGAGTAAAAAACTTAACAGACTTTCAAGCCATTATTAAGGCTGACTTAGACAAAACCCATACTTTGGGAATTGTCCATCCCGCATCCATGCAAAACCTATTATTGCGCTATTGGTTAGCAGCAAGTGGAATTAAACCTGATGTAGATGTTAGTTTGATGGTAATTCCACCACAAGAGATGGTAACTGCCCTCCAAGAAGCAAAAATTGATGGTTACTGTGTCGGTGAACCTTGGAACTCTCACGCAGTTGATCAGAATTTGGGTTTTATTATTGCTATCACCTCAGAACTTTGGCATGGACATCCAGACAAAGTATTAGGAGTAAGAGAAAATTGGGCGCTGGAAAATCCCCAAACACATCTAGCATTAGTCAAAGCCCTATTAGCAGCTTGTGAATATTGCGATGATATTCGCAACCGGGAAGAAGTTCTCAAATTAATTTCTCAACCTGACTATCTTGGTAGTAATTCCCTTCATCTTCCTCCAGGTTTAATAGACAATTACAAGCATGGTAATCACAACCAACCCCAAACTTCCCATCAGTTTTATTTCAACAAAGCCAACTATCCGGATCGTCATGAAATGCTATGGATTTTAACTCAATTAGCCCGTTGGGGTGTAGTAGCTTTCCCCAAAAACTGGGTAGAAGTCATTGACAGAGTTTGCCGTCCAGATATATTTGGTGCAGCCGCACGAGAAAGAGGCATTTTAGATATTGGTAGGGAAGAAACAATTCAATTATTTGATGGCAAAGTCTTTAATCCTTCTGAACCAATAGAATATCTAAAAAGTTTGGAAATTAAACGCCAGCTTCGAGTAGAAGAAGTATTTATCTAG